GATTTCCCGCGTGCCTTGATTCACAAGATAGGCCATGACCCCGTAAATGCCGATTGTGGCGAGAACCAGCGCGAAAGCCGCAAACAACGCCAATAAAACAGCGGTGAAGCGCCGTCGTGCAAGAGAGTCCGCGACGCGCTGGTCCATGGTGACAACGTTGTAAAGCGGAAGATCGTGGTCCACTTCATGCAGTTCATGGTTTATAGCGGACGTGAGAGATGCGGGATCAGTGGTTGTGCGCACCACCAGATTTAGCAATCGGCTGATGTACTGGCCGTGCGGCATATAAAACGCAAGGCGTGAATCAGAATCCAGCGTTTCTTGTTTGATGCGGCCAACCACGCCAATCACGGTGGCCCAGACCGGCGGGGCCTTCAGGTCTGTGAAACTGATGCGCTTGCCCAGGGGGTCTTGATTGGGCCAGAGCTGACTGGCCATGAATTCATCCACTATCACAACACGCGGTTTGTCCATGGTGTCTTCATCGTTAAAGTAACGCCCCTTGAGCAGCGGAATCTGCATGGTTTCAAAATAATGGCCGGCGACAACGCGCTCATCGGCATTGATAAATTTTTCCCCCGGCGGAGGCACGCGTCCTTCCACGATAATAGGCCCCCACGCGAGCATACCGCTCAGAGGCAGGGAAGATACAGCACCGGCGGAGGTCACGCCCGGCAGGTGCTCCAGGTTGTCCAGAAATCGGATACAGGTGTCGTGATTTGCTTTTTGATCTTTGTACTTGTCGCCGCTCAGCGCCAGCTCCACCGTCAAGACATTGGAAGGATTAAATCCGGGATCGACAAGTTGCAGCAGGATAAAGCTGCGGAGCAGCAGTCCGGCCACAATGAGCACCACCACGGAGATGGACAATTCAGCAATGACCAGGATCCGGCGCAGATTGTTGCCGCGTCCCCACATCGCGCTTGCGCCTGCCGAACCGCGTTCAGAATCCTTGAGCCTGGCGAGCATATCAACACGCGTCATCCGCAACGCCGGAGCAAGGCCAAAGAGAATACCCGATGCCACCGAGATGAAGAGGGTAAACAACAGCGCGTCACCGCGAATCCCGATCTCATCCAGGCGCGGGACGCTTTTGGGGCCAAGCACATGCGTCCAATGAATGCTCATAAACGCAAAAAGCACGCCGAGCGCGCCGCCGCAAAGCGCAAGCAGCATGCTTTCCGTCAGCAACTGGCGCATCACGTGACGCGTGGTCGCACCCATGGCCGTGCGGATCGCGATTTCTCTTTGCCGTCCTACGGCGCGTGAAAGCAAAAGGTTGGCAACATTCACGCATGCAATCAGCAGCACGCATCCAACAGCCGCCAGCAATAGCCACAAAGTATGGCGTACATTGCCCACAACCTGTTCCAGCAGCGGCAGAATAATGAACGTGAGCCCCCCATTGGGTGGATAGACGTCCGGATGGTCCTGGCGAAGGCGGGCCGTGATGGTGTTCATCTCGGCGCGTGCTTCCTCAAGAGTCACGCCGGGTTTGAGCTTGGCAACAACGTTGTAACCCTCATACCCGCGGTCCGTGGCAAAAGTGGGAAACTGCGGCATGGGAAGAAACAGGTCGGAATGCTCCGCGGAATCCAGTGTTGGCAGGACCTCTCGCGGAAGAGAGAAGTCCTTCGGCAAGACCCCGACAATCTCATACTGGTGAGTGTTAATAATGATGTGCCTGCCCACCATGTGGGGATCTAGTCCGTACCGGCGCGCCCATATTCCATAACCAAGAATCGCAACGTTGGGGCCGCCATAGAGGTCATCATCCGGATTAAAAAGCCGGCCCTGGATGGGACGCACGCCAAACATCGGCAGCAGGTTGCTGCTCACACGGATCACACCCACTCGTTCCGGTTCGCCATCGCCGGTAATGTTGTAATTGCCGCCCACGGCCACGGCCACCTGCTCAAACACGTGGTTGTTGTTCTTGATGTCAAGATACTGCGCGGTGGAAAACCAGTCTTGCGGGATTCCCAGCCCTGGCGACGAGTTCCACAGAATCACCAGGCGGTCAGCATCTTTATACGGCAGGGGACGAAGGAGCAACGCGCTGGTAATGCTGAAAATGGTCGTCGTGGCGCCTATGCCAATGGCCAATGACAAAATGGCAGCCGCGATAAATGCCGGACTCTTGCCAAAGGCCCTTAAAGCGTATCGGAGATCACGTGCCAGGTTGGACATTGCGGAAAGTTATCGTAACATGACTTCCGCCCGATTCCCCATCCCCCAGGATTCTAAAGTACTTAAGTAATTAAGTGCCTGGGGAATGCTCGTGCGCCACCGCCCTCGGTCGTGGGCGGATTGTGGCGAAGGCATGCCTGAGTACTTACAT
This region of Terriglobia bacterium genomic DNA includes:
- a CDS encoding ABC transporter permease produces the protein MSNLARDLRYALRAFGKSPAFIAAAILSLAIGIGATTTIFSITSALLLRPLPYKDADRLVILWNSSPGLGIPQDWFSTAQYLDIKNNNHVFEQVAVAVGGNYNITGDGEPERVGVIRVSSNLLPMFGVRPIQGRLFNPDDDLYGGPNVAILGYGIWARRYGLDPHMVGRHIIINTHQYEIVGVLPKDFSLPREVLPTLDSAEHSDLFLPMPQFPTFATDRGYEGYNVVAKLKPGVTLEEARAEMNTITARLRQDHPDVYPPNGGLTFIILPLLEQVVGNVRHTLWLLLAAVGCVLLIACVNVANLLLSRAVGRQREIAIRTAMGATTRHVMRQLLTESMLLALCGGALGVLFAFMSIHWTHVLGPKSVPRLDEIGIRGDALLFTLFISVASGILFGLAPALRMTRVDMLARLKDSERGSAGASAMWGRGNNLRRILVIAELSISVVVLIVAGLLLRSFILLQLVDPGFNPSNVLTVELALSGDKYKDQKANHDTCIRFLDNLEHLPGVTSAGAVSSLPLSGMLAWGPIIVEGRVPPPGEKFINADERVVAGHYFETMQIPLLKGRYFNDEDTMDKPRVVIVDEFMASQLWPNQDPLGKRISFTDLKAPPVWATVIGVVGRIKQETLDSDSRLAFYMPHGQYISRLLNLVVRTTTDPASLTSAINHELHEVDHDLPLYNVVTMDQRVADSLARRRFTAVLLALFAAFALVLATIGIYGVMAYLVNQGTREIGIRMALGATQPTVLRLVVKQGMTLALTGVAIGMVAAFAFGHLISGLLYGVKPTDPLTFILVAVLLTIVAMVASYIPARRATRIDPMVCLRCS